The proteins below are encoded in one region of Sporosarcina sp. FSL K6-1508:
- a CDS encoding aspartate kinase codes for MERIVMKFGGTSVANPERIARAAKLVLAEVNQGNQVAVIVSAMGKTTDDLLRLAEEINPKAARRELDMLLSTGEQVTASLLAMAIGAQGLEAHSYTGWQAGVTTEAIHGNARIEQVNADKIMSTIESGAVAVITGFQGIDNYGELTTLGRGGSDTSAVAIAIALDAAVCDIYTDVEGVFTTDPRLIGQAKKLEEISYDEMLEIANLGAGVLHPRAVEFAKNHHMPMRVRPAHMDGEGTVIKEEINLENNLIVRGIAFERDIVRITVMYEVPYNGSLANIFTALANHHVNVDIIVQTIMEGVQPSVSFSIKKEDFAEAINILEIEKEALGYSRADFEVGLAKVSIVGSGMVSNPGVAAQMFEILRGASVPVKMVSTSEIKVSVVIPESDIEIAVAALHKQFGLDAD; via the coding sequence ATGGAACGAATCGTAATGAAATTTGGCGGGACATCAGTAGCGAATCCCGAAAGGATAGCCCGAGCTGCAAAACTAGTCTTGGCTGAAGTCAATCAAGGGAATCAAGTGGCGGTCATCGTCTCTGCAATGGGGAAAACAACGGACGATTTACTTAGACTTGCTGAAGAAATTAATCCGAAAGCTGCCCGTCGCGAACTTGATATGCTGTTATCCACGGGGGAGCAAGTAACTGCATCCCTTCTCGCGATGGCGATTGGAGCGCAAGGATTGGAAGCACATTCCTATACAGGCTGGCAAGCGGGCGTAACAACAGAAGCAATTCACGGCAATGCGCGAATCGAGCAAGTAAACGCAGACAAAATCATGTCGACGATTGAATCGGGTGCTGTTGCGGTTATTACTGGCTTTCAGGGCATCGATAACTACGGTGAGTTGACAACACTCGGCCGCGGTGGATCTGATACGAGTGCCGTCGCAATCGCTATTGCTCTCGATGCCGCTGTGTGTGATATTTACACAGACGTCGAAGGGGTGTTTACGACCGATCCGAGATTAATTGGACAGGCGAAGAAGCTCGAGGAAATATCGTATGATGAAATGCTTGAAATCGCAAATCTTGGTGCAGGTGTACTTCATCCGAGAGCGGTCGAGTTCGCGAAAAATCATCATATGCCAATGCGGGTCAGACCGGCACATATGGATGGTGAAGGAACGGTTATCAAGGAGGAAATCAATTTGGAAAACAATCTAATTGTCCGAGGTATTGCATTTGAAAGAGATATCGTCCGGATTACAGTTATGTATGAAGTTCCATACAATGGTTCGCTTGCGAATATATTCACTGCACTCGCGAATCACCATGTAAACGTTGATATTATTGTTCAGACAATCATGGAAGGTGTACAGCCATCTGTTTCATTTTCTATTAAGAAAGAGGATTTCGCAGAGGCAATAAATATTTTAGAAATAGAAAAAGAAGCCCTTGGTTACAGTAGGGCAGATTTTGAAGTCGGCCTTGCGAAAGTATCCATTGTCGGGAGTGGAATGGTCTCCAATCCAGGAGTCGCTGCACAAATGTTTGAGATACTTCGTGGCGCATCAGTTCCAGTTAAAATGGTCAGTACATCTGAAATTAAGGTTTCTGTCGTTATTCCTGAATCGGACATTGAAATAGCAGTAGCTGCGCTTCACAAACAATTCGGATTGGACGCAGATTGA
- a CDS encoding DUF2507 domain-containing protein — MENTTYDSPTRFGYEILRDHVLPSILGNHEDEILYWAGKEVARKFPIFGVDELPEFFKEAGWGILTFVKTTKEETFYTLDREDGTNVQNRSCRLEAGFIAEQYQKVNGFLTECYGELNVKDSLVYFQVKWDLKAKTGV, encoded by the coding sequence TTGGAAAATACTACATACGATTCGCCGACCCGATTCGGCTATGAAATTTTACGAGATCATGTGTTGCCAAGTATTCTCGGCAACCATGAAGACGAAATCCTCTATTGGGCAGGAAAAGAAGTGGCTAGGAAATTCCCGATTTTCGGAGTTGATGAACTTCCTGAATTCTTCAAGGAAGCCGGTTGGGGTATTCTCACTTTCGTGAAAACCACAAAAGAGGAAACCTTCTATACATTGGATCGCGAAGACGGAACGAATGTCCAAAACAGATCCTGTCGACTCGAAGCGGGATTCATCGCAGAACAGTATCAGAAAGTGAATGGTTTCCTTACTGAATGTTACGGAGAATTGAATGTAAAGGACAGTCTAGTCTATTTTCAAGTGAAATGGGATTTGAAAGCTAAAACTGGAGTATGA
- a CDS encoding succinate dehydrogenase cytochrome b558 subunit, whose amino-acid sequence MSRESDFYLRRLHSLLGIIPVGLFLVQHLVINHFATRGPEAFNTASNFMGNLPFVLFLEWFIIYIPLMFHAFYGVYVAFTAKNNVQRYGTFRNWMFMLQRITGVFLVVFIAWHIYQTRIQKALGTDVDFDMMADILANPFMLAFYIAGVIAATFHLANGLWSFLVSWGITQSPRSQTIVSYITIVAFLVLSVIGVQALLAFV is encoded by the coding sequence TTGTCGAGAGAATCAGATTTTTATTTGCGCCGTCTTCATTCACTGCTTGGAATCATTCCAGTGGGGCTTTTTCTTGTCCAGCACTTAGTGATTAACCATTTTGCAACACGCGGCCCAGAGGCATTCAACACTGCATCCAATTTCATGGGGAACTTACCATTCGTACTGTTTTTAGAATGGTTCATTATCTACATCCCACTTATGTTCCATGCGTTCTACGGTGTGTACGTAGCTTTCACAGCGAAAAATAACGTACAGCGTTACGGAACTTTCCGTAACTGGATGTTCATGCTGCAACGAATAACAGGAGTATTCTTGGTTGTGTTCATTGCGTGGCATATCTACCAAACAAGAATCCAGAAAGCTCTGGGTACTGACGTTGACTTCGATATGATGGCTGACATTCTGGCGAACCCGTTCATGCTTGCTTTCTACATTGCAGGTGTAATCGCAGCAACGTTCCACTTGGCGAATGGGCTTTGGTCATTCCTAGTAAGTTGGGGAATCACACAGTCTCCTCGTTCGCAAACTATCGTTTCGTATATCACGATTGTAGCATTCCTAGTTCTTTCTGTAATTGGTGTACAAGCACTACTTGCTTTTGTTTAA
- the sdhA gene encoding succinate dehydrogenase flavoprotein subunit, translating to MAKSSLIVVGGGLAGLMATIKAAEKGTPVDLFSIVPVKRSHSVCAQGGINGAVNTKGEGDSTEIHFDDSVYGGDFLANQPPVQAMTAAAPGIISLLDRMGVMFNRTPEGLLDFRRFGGTMHHRTAFAGATTGQQLLYALDEQVRRFEVDGLVQKYEHWEFLGVVLDEEGVCRGIKAQNMKTMEIKAFKGDAVIMATGGPGIIFGKTTNSVINTGSAASIVYQQGAYYANGEFIQIHPTAIPGDDKLRLMSESARGEGGRIWTYKDGKPWYFLEEKYPDYGNLVPRDIATREIFDVCVNQKLGINGENMVYLDLSHKDPKELDIKLGGIIEIYEKFTGEDPRKLPMKIFPAVHYSMGGLWVDYDQQTSIPGLFAAGECDYSQHGANRLGANSLLSAIYGGMVAGPNAINYMKHLKRSVVDLPSTIFDEAVKEEQQKWDDTLKMNGTENAYVLHKELGEWMTDNVTVVRHNDKLQATDDKIVELLERYENINITDTQLWSNQGATFTRQLKNMLYLARVITLGALNRNESRGAHFKPDFPNRDDENFLKTTMAKFDGQSAPIFHYEEVDVSLIPPRTRDYSAKKGD from the coding sequence ATGGCAAAAAGCAGTTTGATTGTCGTAGGCGGCGGACTTGCCGGCCTAATGGCAACTATCAAAGCGGCTGAAAAAGGTACGCCGGTTGACTTGTTCTCAATCGTTCCGGTTAAACGTTCCCACTCTGTATGTGCTCAAGGCGGCATTAACGGTGCGGTGAATACGAAAGGTGAAGGAGACTCGACTGAAATCCACTTCGATGACTCTGTATATGGCGGAGACTTCCTTGCGAATCAGCCACCTGTACAAGCCATGACGGCTGCAGCGCCAGGAATCATTAGTTTGCTGGACCGTATGGGCGTAATGTTCAATCGGACACCGGAAGGACTTTTGGATTTCCGACGCTTCGGAGGTACAATGCACCATCGTACGGCATTTGCAGGAGCGACAACAGGGCAACAGCTTCTATATGCACTTGATGAGCAAGTTCGACGTTTTGAAGTTGATGGACTTGTTCAAAAATATGAACACTGGGAATTTTTGGGTGTTGTGCTTGACGAAGAAGGCGTATGCCGCGGTATCAAAGCACAAAACATGAAAACGATGGAAATCAAAGCATTTAAAGGCGATGCAGTGATTATGGCGACAGGTGGTCCCGGTATCATTTTTGGGAAAACGACAAACTCTGTCATTAATACAGGTTCTGCTGCTTCCATCGTTTATCAGCAAGGAGCATATTATGCAAATGGTGAGTTCATTCAAATTCACCCGACAGCGATTCCTGGAGACGACAAACTCCGACTTATGAGTGAGTCTGCACGTGGTGAAGGCGGTCGTATCTGGACTTATAAAGACGGGAAACCTTGGTACTTCCTTGAAGAAAAATATCCGGATTACGGTAACCTGGTACCTCGAGATATTGCAACCCGTGAAATTTTTGACGTTTGTGTTAATCAAAAACTTGGGATTAACGGCGAAAACATGGTGTATTTGGATCTTTCTCATAAGGATCCAAAAGAGCTCGATATTAAGCTGGGTGGAATTATTGAAATCTATGAGAAATTCACTGGTGAAGATCCACGTAAACTGCCGATGAAGATATTCCCGGCTGTCCACTATTCAATGGGCGGACTATGGGTCGATTATGATCAGCAGACAAGCATTCCCGGTCTCTTCGCAGCAGGAGAATGCGATTATTCGCAGCATGGTGCAAACCGTCTTGGTGCAAACTCACTCCTTTCAGCAATTTACGGGGGTATGGTCGCGGGTCCGAATGCTATTAATTACATGAAGCACCTAAAACGTTCTGTAGTTGATTTGCCTTCAACAATTTTTGACGAAGCCGTGAAAGAAGAACAACAAAAATGGGATGACACACTCAAAATGAACGGAACTGAAAACGCTTATGTCCTTCATAAAGAGCTTGGTGAATGGATGACGGATAACGTAACGGTAGTTCGACATAATGACAAACTTCAAGCGACGGATGATAAGATCGTTGAGCTCCTTGAACGATATGAAAACATTAATATCACCGATACACAGCTATGGTCCAACCAAGGCGCGACATTTACGCGTCAGTTGAAAAACATGTTATACTTGGCTCGAGTCATCACTCTTGGTGCATTAAACCGAAACGAAAGTCGTGGAGCCCACTTCAAACCGGACTTCCCGAATCGTGATGATGAGAACTTCTTGAAAACAACGATGGCGAAATTCGATGGACAATCCGCACCGATCTTCCATTATGAAGAAGTCGATGTTTCTTTGATTCCGCCACGTACACGCGACTACTCCGCGAAGAAAGGAGATTGA
- the sdhB gene encoding succinate dehydrogenase iron-sulfur subunit: protein MSENSTAVQERNQQTTQKTVSFEILRQDTADSKPYWESFKIEYRPNMNVISALMEIRRNPVNAEGKKTTPVNWEMSCLEEVCGACSMVINGRPRQSCTALVDQFTQPIKLEPMKTFPVVRDLIVDREFMFDSLKKIKAWVPIDGTYDLGEGPRMPERKRQWAYELSKCMTCGVCLEACPNVNDNTNFMGPALLSQVRLFNSHPTGAMNKDERLATLMTDGGIGECGNSQNCVVACPKGIPLTTSIAAMNRATNVQMFKNFFGSDHMVD, encoded by the coding sequence ATGAGCGAGAACAGTACAGCAGTACAGGAACGTAATCAGCAGACCACACAGAAAACTGTCAGTTTTGAAATTCTGCGTCAGGATACAGCTGATTCGAAACCTTATTGGGAAAGCTTTAAGATAGAATATAGACCGAATATGAACGTTATTTCTGCTTTGATGGAAATTCGTCGTAATCCAGTCAACGCAGAGGGTAAGAAAACTACTCCTGTTAACTGGGAAATGAGCTGTCTGGAAGAGGTTTGTGGTGCATGTTCAATGGTTATCAACGGACGTCCACGCCAATCTTGTACAGCACTTGTAGATCAGTTCACACAGCCGATTAAACTTGAACCTATGAAAACATTCCCTGTCGTCCGCGACTTGATTGTTGACAGAGAATTCATGTTTGATTCGTTGAAAAAAATTAAGGCATGGGTTCCTATTGACGGAACATATGATCTTGGAGAAGGACCTCGTATGCCTGAGCGCAAACGCCAATGGGCATATGAACTTTCAAAATGTATGACATGCGGCGTATGCCTTGAAGCATGTCCAAACGTGAACGACAATACGAACTTCATGGGTCCTGCTCTTCTTTCGCAAGTACGCCTATTCAATTCGCATCCAACTGGTGCAATGAACAAAGACGAACGTCTGGCGACACTTATGACTGACGGTGGAATTGGTGAATGTGGTAACTCACAAAACTGTGTTGTTGCATGTCCGAAAGGGATTCCGCTTACAACTTCGATTGCTGCGATGAACCGTGCAACGAACGTACAAATGTTCAAAAACTTCTTCGGAAGTGACCATATGGTAGACTGA
- a CDS encoding acyl-CoA thioesterase has protein sequence MRASYIKDLATWSSEFKFCVQVSVRFSETDMYGHLNNTIPFTYFEHARIEFLKEIKLMNNWLDPASDTFPVVADLQCDFAKQVFFDEVLMIYVKAAAIGNSSVDIHYMAQNSEGDIAFTGRGSMVQIGRHTGKGVPWTDEEKLLFTN, from the coding sequence ATGAGAGCGTCATACATAAAAGATTTAGCAACTTGGTCATCGGAATTTAAGTTTTGCGTTCAGGTATCTGTCAGGTTTTCAGAGACAGATATGTACGGGCATTTGAACAATACGATTCCATTTACTTATTTTGAACATGCGAGGATTGAATTTTTAAAAGAAATTAAACTAATGAATAATTGGCTTGACCCAGCGAGTGATACGTTTCCGGTCGTCGCAGATTTGCAATGTGATTTTGCCAAGCAAGTCTTTTTTGATGAAGTACTTATGATTTACGTGAAAGCGGCGGCTATTGGAAACAGTTCTGTCGATATTCATTACATGGCCCAGAATAGCGAAGGAGATATCGCCTTCACTGGACGCGGTTCCATGGTCCAAATTGGCAGGCATACAGGCAAGGGAGTTCCATGGACAGATGAGGAGAAGTTGCTTTTTACCAATTAA
- a CDS encoding helix-turn-helix domain-containing protein: MTEGSKNRSLLTAREREIFHLLVDDQTTKDIAGRLGISEKTVRNHISNTIQKLGVSGRAQAIIELLRLGELQLR; this comes from the coding sequence TTGACAGAAGGATCAAAAAACCGTTCGTTGCTAACGGCAAGAGAACGAGAAATCTTTCATCTGCTCGTTGATGATCAAACGACCAAAGATATCGCAGGACGGCTTGGAATCAGTGAAAAAACTGTTCGAAACCATATCTCGAACACGATTCAAAAGCTAGGGGTTTCCGGCAGGGCACAGGCGATAATCGAGTTGTTAAGGCTGGGAGAGTTACAATTGCGTTAA
- a CDS encoding MarR family winged helix-turn-helix transcriptional regulator, whose protein sequence is MEKELRYIAAIIKQQGRRILSNYTITPPQFVALQWLFEHGDMTIGDLSNKMYLAFSTTTDLVDRMEKNSLVKRVRNTQDRRVVRIHLLSEGERVIEEVIDKRRHYLNTVLADFDEKQVKDFSDLLSKLHQEMKKD, encoded by the coding sequence ATGGAGAAAGAATTACGGTATATTGCTGCCATCATTAAACAGCAAGGCCGTAGAATCTTAAGTAATTATACAATTACACCGCCCCAATTTGTTGCTTTACAGTGGTTATTTGAACACGGAGATATGACAATCGGGGATCTGTCAAACAAGATGTATCTCGCATTCAGCACTACGACTGATTTAGTCGACAGGATGGAAAAGAATTCACTTGTAAAACGTGTCCGTAATACTCAAGACCGTCGTGTGGTTCGAATCCATCTGCTTAGCGAGGGAGAGCGCGTTATCGAAGAAGTAATTGATAAGCGCCGTCATTATTTGAACACGGTGTTGGCAGATTTCGATGAAAAGCAAGTGAAAGATTTCTCAGATTTGTTGAGTAAACTGCATCAAGAGATGAAAAAGGATTGA
- the racE gene encoding glutamate racemase — protein MEAPIGVIDSGVGGLTVVKEILNRLPHEPIVYIGDDARCPYGPRPTEEVREFTMEMASALSKIGIKMLVIACNTATAVALDDIRAKFPFPVIGVIAPGARAAVNASEAGKIAVLGTAGTIKSGAYDDAIHVLSPNAMVYSLACPEFVPIVESGQYKSKNAGVIVDRTLRELEGKDFDAAILGCTHYPLLQQHISTSLPNNVKIISSAVETVCDVERILHSNGIERIADSGVSPVFYTTGESETFQDIVEDWLSIEKPDVSYIEL, from the coding sequence GTGGAAGCACCAATAGGCGTAATTGATTCGGGTGTCGGCGGATTAACCGTTGTCAAGGAGATACTCAATCGACTACCGCATGAACCCATTGTCTACATAGGGGACGATGCACGTTGTCCATATGGACCACGGCCGACCGAAGAAGTCCGGGAGTTTACAATGGAGATGGCATCAGCATTATCTAAAATAGGGATAAAAATGCTTGTTATTGCCTGTAATACAGCTACAGCTGTTGCACTCGATGATATCCGGGCTAAATTTCCGTTTCCGGTCATCGGTGTTATTGCGCCAGGTGCACGGGCTGCAGTGAATGCGTCCGAAGCTGGGAAAATCGCCGTACTTGGAACCGCTGGAACGATTAAAAGTGGCGCTTATGATGATGCAATCCACGTTCTTTCACCGAATGCGATGGTTTACTCACTTGCGTGTCCTGAATTTGTTCCGATTGTCGAAAGTGGTCAGTATAAGTCGAAAAATGCAGGTGTCATTGTTGACCGAACGCTGCGTGAACTCGAGGGGAAAGATTTTGATGCAGCGATATTGGGATGTACGCATTATCCGTTATTGCAGCAGCATATTTCAACTTCGCTGCCGAATAATGTAAAGATCATTTCATCAGCGGTAGAAACAGTGTGTGATGTTGAACGTATTTTGCATTCTAACGGCATTGAACGCATTGCTGACAGTGGAGTGTCGCCTGTTTTTTATACAACAGGGGAGTCGGAAACTTTCCAAGACATTGTTGAAGACTGGTTGTCGATTGAAAAGCCTGATGTAAGCTATATTGAATTGTGA
- the rph gene encoding ribonuclease PH yields the protein MRHDGRMADMIRPVTIETDYLIHPEGSVLITVGNTKVICTASIEERVPHFLRNSGKGWITAEYSMLPRATGQRTQREASKGKVSGRTMEIQRLIGRALRAVIDLEALGERTVWIDCDVIQADGGTRTASITGAFVATAIAISKLHMEKGLAKFPVSDFLAATSVGKTVEGELILDLDYIEDSSAAVDMNVVMTGAGAFVELQGTGEESTFTRAEMNGLVELAEVGINQLVNVQKEALGLVAQLIKPEDQIES from the coding sequence ATGAGACATGATGGAAGAATGGCCGATATGATTAGACCGGTAACGATAGAAACGGATTATTTAATTCATCCCGAAGGTTCTGTTCTGATTACAGTTGGAAATACGAAGGTGATTTGCACGGCTTCTATAGAAGAACGGGTTCCCCACTTTTTACGAAATAGTGGAAAAGGCTGGATAACGGCGGAATATTCAATGTTGCCGCGTGCTACTGGTCAAAGGACGCAACGCGAAGCTTCAAAAGGAAAGGTTAGCGGACGAACGATGGAAATACAGCGCTTAATAGGCCGTGCTCTGCGTGCTGTCATCGATTTAGAGGCACTTGGAGAAAGAACGGTTTGGATCGACTGTGACGTTATCCAAGCGGATGGAGGTACACGTACAGCGTCGATTACAGGCGCATTCGTCGCAACGGCGATAGCGATTTCGAAACTGCACATGGAAAAGGGATTAGCTAAATTTCCGGTATCTGATTTCCTTGCCGCAACGAGTGTAGGCAAGACGGTTGAAGGTGAACTCATTCTTGACCTTGACTACATCGAGGATTCGTCAGCTGCTGTTGATATGAATGTTGTTATGACTGGCGCTGGTGCTTTCGTCGAGCTACAGGGAACGGGCGAAGAATCGACATTTACACGTGCTGAGATGAACGGCCTTGTAGAACTTGCAGAAGTAGGCATTAACCAACTAGTCAATGTACAGAAAGAAGCACTTGGACTCGTTGCACAATTGATCAAACCGGAAGATCAAATTGAATCATGA
- a CDS encoding XTP/dITP diphosphatase: MKEVLIATNNAGKAKDFETLFRPLGIQVLTLNDIEGDIDVDETGDTFEANAILKAETVARLLGKIVIADDSGLEIDALGGSPGVYSARYAGAEKNDEANIDKALNELEKASTDNRSARFRCVLAIAGPGLKTETFSGSCEGLIHTKRQGSNGFGYDPIFFVPALNRTMAELSAQEKNEISHRGAALTQLKSKLPQYMTGTGDLE; encoded by the coding sequence ATGAAGGAAGTATTAATCGCGACGAATAATGCCGGCAAGGCAAAAGATTTTGAAACGCTGTTCAGGCCACTTGGTATACAAGTCCTTACATTGAATGATATCGAAGGCGATATCGATGTAGATGAGACGGGTGACACTTTTGAAGCGAATGCAATCTTGAAAGCAGAAACGGTTGCACGTCTACTCGGTAAAATTGTTATCGCAGATGATAGCGGGCTTGAAATTGACGCGTTGGGAGGCTCTCCAGGCGTGTATTCCGCTCGTTATGCCGGTGCGGAGAAGAATGATGAAGCTAATATCGATAAAGCGCTAAACGAGCTGGAAAAGGCTTCTACAGACAATCGTAGCGCTAGATTCCGGTGTGTTTTGGCGATAGCTGGACCCGGTTTAAAAACTGAAACGTTTTCTGGGAGCTGCGAAGGACTGATCCATACTAAACGGCAAGGATCGAACGGTTTTGGCTATGATCCAATTTTCTTCGTGCCAGCATTAAATCGGACAATGGCGGAGTTGTCAGCCCAAGAAAAAAACGAGATTTCGCATAGGGGAGCGGCGTTAACCCAGTTGAAATCCAAATTACCGCAATACATGACAGGTACAGGTGATTTAGAATGA
- a CDS encoding metallophosphoesterase — MKIVVMSDSHGDKETVKAVSALSADATFHCGDSELSFDDSILQTMHRVRGNCDRDARFPASVVVEVEGKTVLVVHGHEHDVKHSLMRLYYYAKELGADVVLFGHSHLYGAEMKDGILFVNPGSTMQPRGRKVATYAIVEWDETVRVTFKNMSFETVDFMEIKKV, encoded by the coding sequence ATGAAGATTGTTGTTATGAGTGATTCGCATGGAGACAAGGAAACGGTGAAAGCCGTTTCTGCACTTTCTGCGGATGCGACTTTCCATTGTGGCGATAGTGAACTGTCATTCGACGATTCAATTTTACAGACAATGCATAGGGTGCGTGGGAACTGTGATAGGGATGCTAGGTTTCCAGCGTCTGTTGTGGTCGAGGTAGAGGGGAAGACGGTATTAGTTGTACACGGCCATGAGCACGATGTAAAACACTCGTTGATGCGGCTTTATTATTATGCGAAAGAACTTGGGGCTGATGTAGTTTTATTTGGTCATTCACATTTGTATGGAGCTGAGATGAAAGATGGAATATTATTTGTGAATCCGGGTAGCACAATGCAGCCGCGTGGCAGAAAAGTTGCGACTTATGCGATTGTAGAATGGGATGAAACAGTGCGTGTCACATTCAAAAACATGTCGTTTGAAACAGTTGATTTCATGGAAATAAAAAAAGTTTAA
- a CDS encoding IS256 family transposase yields MTQFTTDIVQALVQKQDITEVFRSHLETAVNSLLTTELTAFLDYEKYDRIGFNSGNSRNGSYDRTLHTEYGDLRVTIPRDRNGDFKQQTVAPYKRSNDTLESFVIHMFQKGVTMSEIADLIEKMYGHHYTRQTISNMTQVVGEQVEAFNRRKLSARYVCVYLDATYISVRRETVSKEAVYIAVGIREDGSKEVIAYTIAPTESAFNWKELLLETKERGVEEVLLFLSDGLAGMIDTITSVFPKAQFQTCLVHVARNISHKVRVEDRAEICDDFKTVYRADDQEAGQVALDNFCSKWNKSYPKVTKSLATNDHLLTFYNFPKAIWRSIYSTNLIESFNKQIKKYTKRKEQFPNEEALERFLVSQFEEYNQRFAVRCHIGFDQARAKLAELFEVKE; encoded by the coding sequence ATGACTCAGTTTACAACAGATATTGTTCAAGCACTAGTACAAAAACAAGATATTACCGAGGTTTTTCGTTCGCATTTAGAAACAGCGGTTAATAGTTTACTGACTACTGAACTGACAGCTTTTTTAGATTATGAAAAATACGACCGAATAGGCTTTAATTCAGGGAATTCACGTAATGGTTCGTATGACCGAACGCTACACACGGAATATGGTGACCTCCGAGTTACGATTCCCCGTGATCGCAACGGTGATTTTAAACAACAGACAGTTGCGCCTTATAAGCGGTCAAACGATACACTCGAATCATTTGTCATTCACATGTTTCAAAAAGGCGTTACCATGTCGGAAATCGCAGATTTAATCGAGAAAATGTACGGTCATCATTACACACGTCAAACCATTTCTAACATGACACAGGTAGTGGGCGAACAAGTAGAAGCCTTTAATAGAAGGAAACTCAGTGCGCGCTATGTCTGTGTTTATTTAGACGCAACCTATATTTCTGTTCGACGTGAAACGGTCTCTAAAGAAGCTGTTTATATAGCTGTGGGCATTCGCGAAGATGGATCAAAAGAAGTAATTGCTTACACAATCGCTCCAACAGAATCAGCATTCAATTGGAAAGAGCTCTTACTGGAAACAAAAGAGCGTGGCGTAGAAGAAGTCCTTCTCTTCCTTTCAGACGGCTTAGCAGGCATGATTGACACGATTACAAGCGTATTTCCTAAAGCGCAATTCCAAACATGTTTAGTGCATGTGGCACGCAATATTTCACATAAAGTACGTGTCGAAGATCGTGCTGAGATTTGCGATGACTTCAAAACAGTTTACCGAGCAGATGATCAGGAAGCTGGGCAAGTCGCGTTAGATAATTTCTGTTCCAAGTGGAACAAATCATATCCAAAGGTAACAAAATCACTCGCTACAAATGATCATCTACTTACCTTCTATAACTTTCCAAAGGCAATTTGGCGCAGCATCTACTCAACGAATTTAATCGAGTCCTTTAACAAGCAAATCAAGAAATATACAAAGCGCAAAGAACAGTTTCCGAATGAAGAAGCACTCGAACGCTTCCTAGTCTCGCAGTTTGAAGAGTACAACCAACGCTTCGCCGTACGATGCCATATCGGTTTCGATCAAGCACGTGCAAAGCTGGCTGAGTTGTTTGAAGTGAAAGAATAA
- a CDS encoding VOC family protein — MKIIVTSIFVEDQDKALEFYSETLGFVKKHDVPTGEFRWIALVSPEEQEGTEILLEPNNHPAAKEYQKKLFEEGIPVTMFGVEDVRKEYDRLLKHGVNFSIEPTEMGEVTIAVFDDTCGNHIQIIQQ, encoded by the coding sequence ATGAAAATTATTGTTACTAGTATATTCGTAGAAGATCAAGACAAGGCACTAGAGTTTTATTCAGAAACGCTGGGCTTTGTAAAAAAGCATGACGTTCCCACCGGAGAATTTAGATGGATTGCACTTGTTTCTCCTGAGGAGCAAGAAGGTACTGAGATTTTGCTCGAACCAAATAATCATCCAGCAGCCAAAGAGTATCAAAAGAAATTATTTGAAGAAGGCATACCTGTAACAATGTTTGGTGTTGAAGATGTTCGCAAAGAGTACGATAGGTTATTGAAACATGGCGTGAACTTTTCTATAGAGCCGACAGAAATGGGCGAAGTTACAATAGCTGTCTTCGACGATACATGCGGAAACCATATTCAGATAATCCAGCAGTAA